The following coding sequences are from one Chanos chanos chromosome 12, fChaCha1.1, whole genome shotgun sequence window:
- the LOC115825186 gene encoding adhesion G protein-coupled receptor B1-like, producing MERRFLSFPGLCLALFVLVGVAVATPSGPASDTCATLEQSRFFGVFSSTTALPSMPCSWTLQNPDPRRYTVYMKITKPTESCVPRQVRTFQFDSFLETSRTYLGMESFDEVVRLCDGTTSVAYLESSKQFLQLRKLPPRPALPFTAADQQEVEDVSEFKAEFLVVGKRNPSMPACQMLCQWLEKCLATSTHANPCGIMATPCQCWETPKRKAGGCYRGGVYVEKCLPALRDSSRDAEIMRGWSGWGRWSECSTECGGGVQVRSRACHPENEICEGVVEEGRSCNPQPCIGKVRQRSQALRSIVSQKRDNKEEGSLAPKTDAMQDEWSSWSACSVSCGQGWQSRSRLCVTSSHSTQCTGPLRENRICNNTAVCPVDGAWDEWAPWSLCSSTCGRGYRDRVRTCKQPQHGGEPCRGPAKQTKFCNIAVCPVDGFWNEWSAWSACSASCSNGTMQRTRECNGPSYGGAECRGDWLETSGCFLRECPVDGRWLSWSSWSTCSRTCGGGTQQRQRVCEGPFHGGQSCVGDKSESKQCNEKRCPEPHEICPEENYGSVVWKRTPAGDTAAVPCPADASGLVLRRCTLDAVGLAFWENPTHIKCVSKVYENIQELSREHVSKAEKGLLVDGVSDALSRLRMTSDEGTRYSGDLQAVMEVLRNTTGIFRGAGYSLSNADVENYAQTISNLLKEEHRDKWEEAQLMGGNVKEFFSLVEDFIDMIGKQMRDFQDIYEVTENFELSIQKRPKAMTSDVTFPMKGWRGMMDWVRNSEEKITVTRSALNLDLPEAEESTGFVTGIVLYRNLGPILSLQSNTTLLNSKVVTVSVKPNPGFLASPVEIEFPHLHNGTMNETCISWDESESSSLLGSWTARSCRALPVDSFRTKCVCDGLSTFAILARPNPDSMMDKTLLPSVTLIVGCGVSSLTLLLLIIIYVSVWKYIRSERSVILINFCLSIICSNALILIGQTQARNKVMCTLVAAFLHFFFLSSFCWVLTEAWQSYMAVTGRLRNRIIRKRFLCLGWGLPALVVAVSVGFTKAKGYGTVNYCWLSLEGGLLYSFVGPAAAVVLVNMVIGILVFNKLVSKDGITDVKLKERAGASLWSSCVVLPLLALTWMSAVLAITDRRSALFQILFAVFDSLEGFIIVMVHCILRREVQEAVKCRVVDRKDDGNGDSGSSLQNGHTQLMSDFEKDADSSRPGGMKSSSEEKMPPPQMPLPMGPNFHTLPANTSTKGHMQAVPDYSSHTLTLRREKGRGLDPACGKPVYVCDSELFKQLDADLARGQAEGSAPDGSGYVLMPNTTSTLRSKPKDDSSAATKYNISVEQLPQTRLVQLGGAFAEPQASFGMKSLPADRVSVSYSERDSPIQNLHNISSESHMTSSLGDTFDSMNSMMSKSETISTLSMSSLEVGGRMKSRYAELDFEKIMHTRKRHQNMFQDLNRKLHHAEKDRESPASDSKSVRWSVSSGGSDKTNHSDKQQMPGPWDGAPRSQHSPPAWVRKDLEPLQPSPLELQAVEWEKAGTPIPLVGQDIIDLQTEV from the exons ATGGAGCGGAGGTTCCTTTCTTTCCCTGGCCTCTGCTTGGCCTTATTTGTGTTGGTGGGCGTGGCCGTGGCCACACCCTCAGGCCCAGCATCCGACACCTGTGCCACGCTGGAGCAGAGTCGATTCTTTGGCGTTTTCTCCTCCACGACCGCTCTGCCCTCCATGCCGTGCTCCTGGACCCTTCAGAACCCCGACCCACGTCGCTACACGGTATACATGAAGATCACCAAGCCCACCGAGTCCTGTGTGCCACGCCAGGTCCGCACCTTCCAGTTCGACTCCTTCCTCGAAACTTCTCGCACATACCTGGGAATGGAGAGTTTTGATGAGGTGGTTCGTTTGTGCGACGGCACAACCTCCGTGGCGTACCTGGAGTCCAGCAAACAGTTCCTCCAGCTCCGCAAGCTGCCCCCCCGCCCTGCCCTGCCCTTCACTGCCGCCGACCAACAGGAAGTGGAGGATGTGAGTGAGTTTAAGGCGGAGTTCCTGGTCGTGGGGAAGAGAAATCCCAGCATGCCCGCCTGTCAGATGCTGTGCCAGTGGCTGGAGAAATGCTTGGCGACCAGTACCCATGCCAACCCCTGCGGTATCATGGCAACCCCTTGCCAATGCTGGGAAACGCCCAAGAGGAAGGCGGGCGGCTGCTACAGAGGAGGAGTGTACGTGGAGAAATGTTTACCCGCCCTGAGAGACAGCAGCCGCGACGCGGAGATcatga GAGGCTGGAGCGGGTGGGGCCGCTGGTCAGAGTGCAGCACTGAGTGTGGGGGCGGAGTCCAAGTTCGCAGCAGGGCGTGTCACCCTGAAAACGAAATCTGTGAGGGTGTGGTCGAAGAGGGACGTTCCTGCAACCCACAGCCTTGCATTG GGAAAGTTCGCCAGCGCAGCCAAGCTCTGCGATCCATCGTCAGCCAAAAGAGAGACAACAAAGAGGAGGGCAGCCTGGCTCCTAAAACTG atgcCATGCAGGATGAATGGTCCTCTTGGAGTGCGTGTTCGGTCAGCTGTGGACAGGGTTGGCAAAGTCGGAGCCGTCTGTGTGTAACCTCATCCCACAGCACACAGTGTACCGGCCCTCTGAGGGAAAACAGGATCTGTAACAACACTGCCGTCTGCCCAG tggatgGAGCATGGGATGAGTGGGCGCCATGGAGTCTGTGCTCCTCCACCTGTGGGCGTGGTTACCGCGACCGTGTGCGTACCTGCAAACAGCCCCAGCACGGCGGGGAACCGTGCCGCGGCCCTGCTAAACAGACCAAGTTCTGCAACATCGCCGTCTGCCCCG TTGATGGATTCTGGAATGAATGGTCAGCGTGGAGTGCGTGTTCAGCCTCGTGCTCTAATGGGACCATGCAGCGGACCCGTGAGTGTAACGGACCGTCTTACGGTGGTGCTGAGTGCCGGGGCGACTGGCTGGAAACCAGCGGCTGCTTCCTGAGAGAGTGCCCAG tggatGGGAGGTGGTTGTCTTGGAGCTCTTGGAGCACTTGTTCGAGGACCTGTGGAGGTGGCAcccaacagagacagagagtgtgtgagggccCGTTCCATGGAGGCCAGTCGTGTGTCGGTGATAAATCTGAGTCCAAACAATGCAATGAGAAGAGATGCCCTG AACCCCATGAGATCTGTCCTGAGGAGAACTATGGCAGTGTGGTGTGGAAAAGAACCCCTGCTGGAGACACAGCGGCCGTGCCCTGCCCCGCCGATGCCTCAG gGCTGGTTCTGAGGAGATGCACTCTCGACGCTGTCGGCCTGGCCTTCTGGGAGAATCCAACGCACATCAAATGTGTCTCTAAAGTTTACGAGAACATCCAGGAGCTG AGCCGAGAGCATGTGTCCAAAGCCGAGAAAGGTCTCCTGGTGGACGGGGTGTCGGACGCTCTCTCCAGACTGAGGATGACGTCCGACGAAGGCACCAGGTACAGCGGAGACCTGCAGGCCGTGATGGAGGTTCTCAGAAACACCACGGGGATCTTCAGAGGCGCTGGCTACAGCCTCAGCAACGCAGACGTGGAG AACTATGCACAGACCATTAGCAACTTACTGAAGGAGGAGCACCGTGACAAATGGGAGGAAGCACAGTTG aTGGGAGGAAACGTTAAAGAATTTTTCAGCCTGGTGGAAGACTTTATTGACATGATCGGGAAACAGATGAGAGATTTCCAGGACATTTATGAAGTGACGGAGAACTTTG AACTGAGCATCCAGAAGCGTCCCAAGGCCATGACCTCAGACGTGACCTTTCCCATGAAGGGCTGGAGGGGTATGATGGACTGGGTCCGAAACTCAGAGGAAAAAATCACAGTGACCCGCAGTGCGCTTAACCTGGACCtgccag aaGCTGAGGAGAGTACTGGTTTTGTGACTGGCATTGTGCTCTACAGAAACCTGGGTCCCATTCTGTCCCTGCAGAG taaCACTACACTGCTGAACTCTAAGGTGGTTACTGTAAGTGTGAAGCCAAACCCAGGTTTCCTGGCCTCCCCAGTCGAGATTGAGTTTCCCCACCTTCACAAT GGCACAATGAATGAAACCTGCATCTCCTGGGACGAGAGCGAGAG CTCGTCGCTGCTTGGATCGTGGACTGCGCGTAGTTGCAGAGCGCTCCCCGTCGACTCCTTCAGAACCAAATGCGTGTGTGACGGACTCTCCACCTTCGCCATTTTAGCGCGGCCAAATCCTGATTCG ATGATGGATAAGACACTGCTTCCCTCCGTGACTCTGATCGTCGGCTGCGGCGTCTCCTCTCTCACGCtgctcctcctcatcatcatctacGTCTCCGTTTGGAA GTACATTCGCTCTGAGCGGTCTGTCATTCTCATCAATTTctgcctgtcaatcatctgCTCTAATGCCctcattctgattggtcaaactCAGGCTCGCAATAAG GTGATGTGTACTCTGGTTGCTGCTTTCCtgcatttcttctttttgtcgTCTTTCTGCTGGGTGCTGACGGAGGCATGGCAGTCATACATGGCGGTTACTGGGCGTTTGAGGAACCGTATTATTCGTAAGCGCTTCCTGTGTCTGGGCTGGGGGCTTCCTGCCCTGGTCGTGGCTGTTTCAGTGGGCTTCACCAAGGCTAAAGGATACGGCACTGTCAACTA cTGCTGGTTGTCTCTGGAAGGTGGCCTTCTCTACTCATTTGTTGGACCTGCTGCAGCTGTCGTCCTG GTGAACATGGTCATTGGTATTCTGGTCTTCAACAAACTCGTGTCCAAAGACGGCATCACTGACGTGAAACTCAAAGAGAGAGCTGG GGCGTCTCTGTGGAGTTCCTGTGTGGTTCTGCCTCTCCTGGCTCTCACCTGGATGTCTGCGGTTCTGGCCATTACCGATCGTCGTTCCGCCTTGTTCCAGATCCTCTTCGCTGTCTTTGACTCGCTGGAGGGATTCATCATCGTTATGGTTCACTGCATCTTACGCCGAGAG GTTCAGGAGGCGGTTAAGTGCAGGGTGGTTGATCGTAAAGATGATGGAAATGGCGATTCAGGCAGTTCCCTCCAGAATGGGCACACCCAGCTAATG tCTGACTTTGAGAAGGATGCTGATTCTAGCAGAccag GAGGCATGAAGAGTTCCTCTGAGGAGAAGATGCCCCCCCCTCAGATGCCCCTACCCATGGGCCCAAATTTCCACACCCTCCCTGCCAACACCAGTACCAAGGGCCACATGCAGGCCGTGCCTGACTACTCCAGCCACACGCTGACACTGCGCCGTGAGAAGGGTCGCGGGTTGGACCCGGCCTGCGGGAAGCCCGTCTACGTGTGTGACAGCGAGCTTTTCAAACAGCTGGACGCGGACCTGGCCCGTGGACAGGCCGAGGGAAGCGCTCCCGACGGCAGCGGCTACGTCCTTATGCCCAACACCACGTCCACGCTGCGGTCCAAACCCAAAGACGACTCTTCTGCTGCCACAAAGTACAACATCAGTGTGGAGCAGCTTCCCCAGACACGCCTGGTCCAGCTGGGTGGGGCCTTCGCCGAACCCCAGGCCAGTTTCGGGATGAAGTCTCTGCCTGCCGACCGTGTTAGCGTCTCGTACTCTGAGCGTGATTCGCCCATCCAGAACCTGCACAACATCTCCAGCGAAAGTCACATGACCAGCAGCCTGGGCGACACCTTCGACTCAATGAACTCCATGATGTCGAAGAGCGAGACCATTTCCACGCTGTCCATGAGCTCACTGGAGGTAGGAGGCAGAATG aaatccCGTTATGCTGAGCTGGACTTTGAG AAGATCATGCACACACGGAAACGCCACCAGAACATGTTCCAGGATTTGAACAGGAAATTACATCAtgcagagaaggacagagagtcaCCCGCCTCTGACAGCAag TCTGTAAGATGGAGCGTATCTTCTGGAGGAAGCGACAAAACCAACCACAGC gACAAGCAGCAGATGCCAGGGCCGTGGGATGGTGCTCCCAGATCACAGCACTCACCTCCCGCATGGGTCCGCAAGGATCTGGAACCTCTGCAACCATCTCCTCTGGAGCTTCAGGCGGTGGAGTGGGAGAAGGCTGGCACCCCCATTCCCCTCGTGGGCCAAGACATAATCGACCTACAGACCGAGGTGTGA